The Cellulophaga sp. L1A9 genome window below encodes:
- a CDS encoding two-component system response regulator has translation MKIDTVCIIDDDPIFVYGTKVILNSNGKFCSNITVFENGEEALDDLEALVKTNQALPEVIFLDLNMPIMDGWDFLDEFCKIPDLENKTRVYILSSSIFSVDIDKSKEYSVVKDFISKPLTDSKFEILLKDIENERMGKTA, from the coding sequence ATGAAAATAGATACTGTTTGTATTATTGATGATGATCCAATATTCGTATATGGAACTAAAGTTATTTTAAATAGCAATGGTAAATTTTGTTCAAATATTACGGTGTTTGAAAATGGAGAGGAGGCTTTAGATGATCTGGAGGCACTTGTTAAAACAAACCAGGCTTTACCAGAAGTAATCTTCTTGGATTTAAATATGCCCATTATGGATGGCTGGGATTTTTTAGATGAATTCTGTAAAATTCCTGATTTAGAAAACAAAACTAGAGTATATATCTTAAGTTCTTCTATTTTCTCTGTTGATATAGATAAGTCTAAAGAATATAGTGTGGTTAAAGATTTTATTAGTAAACCACTTACAGATTCAAAATTTGAAATTCTTTTAAAAGATATAGAAAATGAAAGAATGGGTAAAACCGCATAG
- a CDS encoding GNAT family N-acetyltransferase, translated as MAVKFLKHTGNPKLFFEMLPEDWQEALGLVWLEVSATSELFVIQEANKIIAGGIIFKEMTADMQLFKEEARQLLASESYYIGYLWVLKTRRGEDLGSLWLRSLKQYYPHNSFWLTIEEEGLKLFYKKNDFSLFSEKVSGNEKEWLFKSI; from the coding sequence ATGGCTGTAAAATTTTTAAAACATACAGGTAATCCTAAGTTGTTTTTTGAAATGTTACCAGAAGATTGGCAGGAAGCACTAGGCTTGGTTTGGCTAGAAGTTAGTGCTACTTCAGAACTATTTGTAATTCAGGAAGCGAATAAAATTATTGCAGGAGGTATTATCTTTAAAGAAATGACTGCAGATATGCAGCTGTTTAAAGAAGAAGCAAGACAATTATTAGCGTCAGAAAGCTATTATATTGGGTATTTATGGGTTTTGAAAACAAGAAGAGGAGAAGATTTAGGTTCACTATGGTTAAGGAGCTTAAAACAGTATTATCCTCATAATTCCTTTTGGTTAACTATTGAAGAAGAAGGGCTAAAGCTATTTTATAAAAAGAATGATTTTAGCTTATTTTCAGAAAAAGTAAGCGGCAATGAAAAAGAATGGCTATTTAAATCAATTTAG
- a CDS encoding phosphoribosylamine--glycine ligase: MQKTVPIKKKFLFISRWGESLDIANATLQEGNEVKLFIEDKASKEIGYGFVKKVQDWKKHVDWADILIFDYTGNGAVCQELRAQGKLVFGGTEYTDSLELDRNFGQEELKRHKINILPFKEFETFKEAIKYVEANPNAYVIKPSGETQELKQLLFVGNDDSGQDVVRVLKAYEKSWGDDFGTFQLQRKVKGVEISVSAFFNGVEFLTPINITFEHKKLFPKELGVSTGEMGSSMFWVKDSPIFDKTLKKMEPILAKNNFFGHIDLNCIVNGHGIYPLEFTSRFGFPQIFIQRAGITEPIGELLYKVASGNKFQVQVKKGFQVGAFVVVPPFPYEDKKTFELFSKDAVVILKKDSLEGIHPMHLKIVNDQWLITGNTGIALLVTGTGLTMKDAQKMMYNRINTVIINNCYYRTDIGDRWFEDSDKLWSWGLL; this comes from the coding sequence TTGCAAAAAACAGTTCCAATTAAAAAAAAGTTTCTTTTTATTTCTCGTTGGGGAGAATCATTAGACATTGCCAATGCAACACTGCAAGAAGGTAATGAAGTTAAGTTATTTATAGAAGATAAAGCTTCAAAGGAGATAGGTTATGGTTTTGTAAAAAAAGTACAAGATTGGAAGAAACATGTAGACTGGGCAGATATTTTAATTTTTGATTATACAGGAAATGGTGCTGTATGTCAAGAGTTGCGTGCACAAGGGAAGCTAGTTTTTGGAGGAACGGAGTACACAGATTCATTAGAATTAGATCGTAATTTTGGGCAAGAAGAATTAAAAAGACATAAGATTAATATATTGCCTTTTAAGGAATTTGAAACGTTTAAAGAGGCAATTAAATATGTAGAAGCAAACCCCAATGCTTATGTTATAAAACCTTCTGGGGAAACACAGGAATTAAAACAGTTACTTTTCGTGGGTAATGATGATTCTGGGCAAGATGTGGTGCGGGTATTAAAGGCTTATGAAAAATCTTGGGGAGATGATTTTGGGACTTTTCAACTGCAGCGAAAGGTTAAAGGTGTAGAAATTTCGGTCTCTGCATTTTTTAATGGCGTAGAATTTCTTACGCCCATAAACATCACTTTTGAACATAAGAAATTATTTCCTAAAGAGCTTGGTGTTTCCACAGGGGAAATGGGGAGTAGTATGTTTTGGGTAAAAGATTCTCCTATTTTTGATAAAACACTCAAGAAAATGGAACCCATTTTAGCTAAGAATAATTTTTTTGGGCATATAGATTTGAATTGTATTGTAAACGGGCACGGAATTTACCCTTTAGAATTTACATCTCGTTTTGGCTTTCCACAAATATTTATTCAACGTGCTGGAATCACAGAACCTATTGGAGAATTATTGTATAAAGTAGCTTCAGGGAATAAGTTTCAGGTGCAAGTGAAAAAAGGATTTCAAGTGGGTGCCTTCGTGGTTGTTCCGCCATTTCCATACGAGGATAAAAAAACTTTCGAACTTTTCTCAAAAGACGCTGTTGTTATTTTGAAAAAAGATAGTTTGGAGGGGATACATCCCATGCACTTAAAAATTGTAAATGATCAATGGCTAATAACTGGAAATACAGGGATTGCTTTATTAGTGACAGGAACAGGGCTTACAATGAAAGATGCCCAGAAAATGATGTATAATCGTATTAATACGGTGATTATAAATAACTGTTACTACCGTACCGATATTGGCGATCGTTGGTTTGAAGATTCTGATAAATTATGGTCTTGGGGACTTTTATAA
- a CDS encoding exonuclease domain-containing protein: MYTIIDIETTGNGIQGNKITEISIFKYDGYDVIDEFTTLINPEAEIPYFITGLTGIDNNMVRNAPKFSEVAAQILKITEGTIFVAHNVSFDYNIIKHEFKSIGVDFIRKKLCTVRLSRKLFPGYNSYSLGKLCSALKIPLTDRHRARGDAEATTILFNKLLRADDADEVFKSFLNARSQEATLPPSLPKSDFDKLPNTPGIYFFKNAKGKIIYVGKAIDIRKRVLSHFYDKTTKEITMCQETSAIDFELSGSEIMALLMESDAIKQHYPEYNRSQKRKVQAFGIFTYEDRNGVMHLAWNTQKMAPNAFYTLYSKTASRTFLQELCKTYKLCPKFCHLQENVPQCSHYDILECEGICQGTEDIETYNAKVKQAIIDIQSKNENYIIREKGRNMDESGVILIQDNTYMGYGFVENEIAIENINDLTPFITAQKNTFETERLIANYMIKNEDRIYNLAST, encoded by the coding sequence TTGTATACAATTATCGATATTGAAACTACTGGAAATGGTATTCAAGGAAATAAGATTACTGAGATTTCTATTTTTAAATATGACGGGTATGACGTTATAGATGAATTTACAACACTTATAAATCCAGAAGCGGAAATTCCTTATTTTATTACGGGCTTAACCGGCATAGATAATAATATGGTGCGTAATGCGCCTAAGTTTTCTGAAGTTGCAGCTCAAATATTAAAAATTACTGAAGGAACCATATTCGTTGCTCATAATGTAAGTTTTGATTACAATATCATAAAGCACGAATTTAAAAGTATTGGAGTAGATTTTATCCGTAAAAAACTCTGTACTGTTCGTTTGTCCAGAAAATTATTTCCAGGATACAATAGCTATAGTTTGGGAAAACTTTGCTCGGCATTAAAAATACCGCTTACAGATCGGCATAGAGCTCGAGGTGATGCTGAAGCAACAACCATTCTATTTAATAAATTACTGCGCGCAGATGATGCTGACGAGGTGTTTAAATCATTTTTAAACGCAAGATCACAAGAAGCTACCCTACCTCCTAGTTTACCAAAATCGGACTTTGACAAACTACCGAATACTCCGGGTATTTACTTTTTTAAAAATGCAAAAGGAAAAATAATATATGTAGGCAAAGCTATTGATATAAGGAAAAGGGTATTGAGTCATTTTTATGACAAAACAACCAAAGAAATTACCATGTGCCAAGAAACCTCAGCGATAGATTTTGAACTTTCTGGAAGTGAAATTATGGCTTTATTAATGGAGTCCGATGCTATAAAACAACATTACCCAGAATACAACCGCTCTCAGAAAAGAAAAGTACAAGCCTTTGGAATATTCACCTACGAAGATCGAAATGGGGTCATGCATTTGGCATGGAATACACAGAAAATGGCTCCCAATGCCTTTTACACCTTATACTCCAAAACAGCTAGTCGCACATTTTTACAGGAACTTTGTAAAACCTATAAACTTTGCCCTAAGTTCTGCCACTTGCAAGAGAATGTACCACAATGTTCCCATTATGATATTTTAGAATGTGAAGGTATTTGCCAGGGCACAGAAGATATAGAAACGTATAATGCTAAAGTGAAACAAGCAATAATCGATATTCAATCTAAAAACGAAAACTATATAATTCGTGAAAAAGGAAGAAATATGGACGAGTCTGGAGTTATTCTTATTCAAGACAATACCTATATGGGATATGGGTTTGTAGAAAATGAAATAGCCATTGAAAATATTAATGACCTCACTCCGTTTATCACAGCTCAAAAAAACACTTTTGAAACAGAACGACTGATTGCTAATTATATGATCAAAAATGAGGATAGAATTTATAATCTAGCCTCAACATAA
- a CDS encoding rhodanese-like domain-containing protein: MKIEQIYTGCLAQGAYYIESNGEVAIIDPLREVGPYIKRAEDDKAKIKYIFETHFHADFVSGHVTLSKETGAPIIYGPNANPSFEAIIAKDGQEFKLGAITIQVLHTPGHTMESSTFLLKDENGKDHAIFSGDTLFLGDVGRPDLAQKAADMTQEQLAGTLFDSLRTKIMPLADDVIVYPAHGAGSACGKNMMKETVDTLGNQKKMNYALRADMTRDEFIKEVTDGLLPPPKYFPLNVKMNKEGYEDFGEVLERGTTALSPDAFEVAANETGAIVLDVRHQDAFVKGHIPRSIFIGLNGDFAPWVGALIADVDQPLLLVTPEGKEEEAITRLSRVGFDGTIGFLKGGFEAWKKASKDYDTITSVPAEEAVAAIKTKHTPVFDVRKETEYLSEHVKNAENTPLSSLNDYLAEFPAKETFFVHCAGGYRSVIAASILKSRGIHNLIDIAGGFAALKADGAEVTDYVCPTTL, translated from the coding sequence ATGAAAATAGAACAGATATATACAGGATGCTTAGCGCAAGGAGCTTATTATATTGAAAGCAATGGAGAAGTGGCTATTATAGATCCACTTAGAGAAGTTGGACCCTATATAAAAAGAGCGGAAGATGATAAGGCTAAGATAAAATACATTTTTGAAACTCATTTTCATGCCGATTTTGTAAGTGGACACGTGACATTATCTAAAGAAACAGGAGCTCCAATTATTTATGGACCTAATGCAAACCCTTCTTTTGAAGCAATTATTGCTAAAGACGGCCAAGAGTTTAAACTTGGTGCTATAACCATTCAAGTTTTACATACACCAGGACATACCATGGAGAGTTCTACATTTTTACTAAAAGATGAAAATGGAAAAGACCATGCGATTTTCTCAGGAGACACCTTGTTTTTAGGTGATGTAGGACGACCAGATCTTGCCCAAAAAGCAGCAGACATGACGCAAGAACAGTTAGCTGGGACTTTATTTGATAGTTTGAGAACCAAAATTATGCCTTTAGCAGATGATGTTATTGTTTACCCAGCTCATGGTGCAGGATCTGCTTGTGGTAAAAACATGATGAAAGAAACTGTAGACACTTTAGGGAATCAGAAAAAGATGAATTATGCACTCCGTGCAGATATGACGAGAGATGAATTTATTAAAGAAGTTACCGACGGACTTTTGCCTCCACCAAAATATTTTCCATTGAATGTGAAAATGAATAAAGAAGGATATGAAGATTTTGGTGAAGTTCTAGAACGTGGAACGACAGCCTTGTCTCCAGATGCTTTTGAAGTTGCAGCAAATGAAACAGGGGCCATAGTTCTAGATGTAAGACATCAGGACGCTTTTGTAAAAGGACATATTCCGCGCTCTATTTTTATTGGTTTAAATGGCGATTTTGCACCATGGGTAGGTGCTTTAATTGCAGATGTAGACCAACCTTTACTTTTAGTTACTCCAGAAGGAAAAGAAGAAGAAGCGATTACTCGTTTATCTCGTGTAGGTTTTGATGGTACTATAGGGTTTTTAAAAGGCGGATTTGAAGCTTGGAAGAAAGCATCGAAAGATTATGATACTATTACCTCTGTACCTGCAGAAGAAGCTGTGGCCGCAATCAAAACAAAACACACTCCGGTATTTGATGTTCGTAAAGAAACAGAATATTTATCAGAGCATGTAAAAAATGCAGAGAATACCCCATTGAGTTCTTTAAATGATTACTTGGCTGAATTTCCAGCAAAAGAAACCTTCTTTGTGCATTGTGCAGGAGGTTACCGTTCTGTAATTGCAGCTTCTATTTTAAAAAGTAGAGGGATTCATAATCTAATTGATATTGCAGGTGGTTTTGCCGCATTAAAAGCAGACGGTGCAGAAGTTACAGATTATGTTTGTCCAACAACACTATAA
- a CDS encoding SulP family inorganic anion transporter → MQKYIPILKWLPAYNKGNFSKDLIAGLTVGIILVPQGMAYAMVAGLPPVYGLYAALFPVLMYMIFGTSRQVSVGPVAMDSLLVAAGLGALSIIGLENYIAMAILLAFMVGVIQFLLGVFKMGFLVNFLSRPVISGFTSAAAFVIIFSQLKHLLGAPIENSKMFHQLVMNVFQKIGETNLYDFAIGISGIIIILVFKNINKKIPAILIVVILGILAVYLFNLEQYGVHVVGVIPTGLPSFSLPSLALNNVLSLWPIALTLALVGYLETISIGKALEEKSGKETIVANQELIALGIGNMVGSFFQSYSSTASFSRSAINGEAGAKTNLSALFSVIMVIGTLLFLTPIFYYLPNAALASIIMVSVIGLIDVAYAKQLWHKRKDEFIILLITFFITLFIGIPQGILIGVMSSLLLMVYRTSNPHFAVLGNIKDTDYYKNVTRFADEVINREDLLILRFDAQLYFGNIGFFKNQLFHEIDKKGLKLKGVILNAEAINYIDSTGAQALTKIIREIHDRNMQFYIAGAIGPTRDIIFNSGIINELHKEFLFVKIKEAVACFDDPSSVSSLKGRVAYQNQFKV, encoded by the coding sequence ATGCAAAAATACATTCCGATATTGAAATGGTTGCCGGCATATAACAAAGGCAATTTTTCTAAAGATTTAATAGCAGGGTTAACCGTGGGGATCATTTTGGTTCCACAAGGTATGGCCTACGCTATGGTTGCAGGCTTGCCTCCTGTATACGGTTTGTATGCAGCTCTTTTTCCAGTATTAATGTATATGATATTTGGTACTTCTAGACAAGTATCCGTGGGACCAGTAGCGATGGATTCGCTCTTGGTGGCAGCAGGTTTGGGGGCTTTGAGTATTATTGGATTAGAAAATTATATTGCCATGGCCATCTTATTGGCATTTATGGTTGGGGTAATTCAGTTTTTATTAGGGGTATTTAAAATGGGTTTCTTGGTAAATTTTTTATCACGACCTGTCATTAGTGGTTTTACTTCTGCCGCAGCCTTTGTGATAATTTTTAGTCAATTAAAACATTTACTAGGTGCACCAATAGAAAATAGTAAAATGTTTCATCAATTGGTGATGAATGTTTTTCAGAAAATAGGAGAAACAAATCTGTATGATTTTGCCATAGGTATATCTGGCATCATCATTATCCTAGTTTTTAAAAATATAAATAAAAAAATTCCGGCAATTTTAATTGTAGTTATTTTAGGAATTTTGGCTGTGTACCTTTTCAATTTAGAGCAGTACGGGGTTCACGTAGTAGGTGTAATTCCTACAGGATTACCTAGTTTTTCTCTGCCTTCCTTAGCATTAAATAATGTATTGAGTTTGTGGCCAATTGCTTTAACCTTAGCGCTGGTAGGATATTTAGAAACAATATCTATTGGAAAGGCATTAGAAGAAAAATCAGGAAAAGAAACAATTGTAGCCAACCAAGAATTGATTGCTTTGGGAATAGGGAATATGGTAGGATCCTTTTTTCAATCGTATTCTTCTACGGCTAGTTTTTCAAGATCTGCTATCAATGGTGAAGCAGGAGCAAAGACCAATTTATCAGCTTTATTTAGTGTAATCATGGTTATTGGTACCCTACTTTTTTTAACTCCAATCTTTTATTATTTGCCCAATGCAGCATTGGCGAGTATTATTATGGTTTCAGTCATTGGGCTAATTGATGTAGCCTATGCTAAGCAATTATGGCATAAGCGAAAAGATGAATTTATCATTTTACTGATCACTTTTTTTATTACGCTCTTTATAGGTATTCCGCAGGGAATATTGATAGGCGTAATGAGTTCTCTTTTACTCATGGTATACAGAACGTCTAATCCGCATTTTGCAGTTTTAGGAAATATTAAGGATACGGATTATTATAAAAACGTAACCCGTTTCGCAGATGAGGTTATCAATCGGGAAGATTTACTGATCCTTCGTTTTGATGCGCAACTATATTTTGGGAATATTGGGTTTTTTAAAAATCAATTGTTTCATGAAATTGATAAGAAAGGATTAAAATTAAAAGGTGTAATTCTTAATGCAGAAGCGATAAATTATATCGATTCTACAGGAGCTCAAGCCTTAACAAAGATCATTAGAGAAATTCATGATAGGAATATGCAATTTTATATCGCAGGCGCTATTGGTCCAACTCGCGATATTATATTTAATAGCGGAATTATAAATGAATTGCATAAAGAATTTTTATTTGTAAAAATAAAAGAAGCAGTAGCGTGTTTTGATGACCCAAGCTCGGTCTCCAGTTTAAAAGGAAGAGTAGCTTATCAAAATCAATTTAAAGTGTAA
- a CDS encoding aldose 1-epimerase, with the protein MTTLSYKNQTVTIDAGELVSYLVDGHEYIHQKGSPGWRNADTEMFPIIGPTADANFRVSTPKGEAIQDQHGLLREMTYERIEATKTEAVFQKAYTAGTAIKNSKFPAKSTEELLQWPYDFVFKKMFTLSEAGLEVSFVISGVAGMPYMLGYHPAFNLVTDGPTITANTKEIALAAILEVGNRALQIADCTEIKLEDKNTVTIKTEGFGNFMLWTEVKNMVCIEPITFYPYAVAQENLSEGFSKLEAKDAVYKMLISVSL; encoded by the coding sequence ATGACAACACTATCTTATAAAAATCAAACGGTAACCATAGATGCTGGAGAATTAGTAAGTTACCTTGTAGATGGACATGAATATATTCATCAGAAAGGAAGTCCGGGATGGCGTAATGCAGATACAGAGATGTTTCCAATTATAGGCCCCACAGCAGATGCTAACTTTAGAGTAAGCACGCCAAAAGGAGAAGCGATTCAGGATCAGCATGGTTTGCTTCGTGAAATGACGTATGAACGTATAGAAGCCACTAAGACAGAAGCTGTTTTTCAGAAAGCATACACCGCAGGAACAGCAATCAAAAATTCTAAATTCCCAGCGAAATCCACTGAAGAATTGTTACAATGGCCTTATGATTTTGTATTCAAGAAAATGTTTACACTTTCTGAAGCGGGTTTAGAGGTTTCTTTTGTGATTTCGGGAGTTGCGGGAATGCCGTATATGTTAGGCTATCATCCTGCTTTTAATTTAGTAACAGATGGTCCAACCATTACCGCAAATACCAAAGAGATAGCTCTTGCAGCTATTTTAGAAGTTGGCAATAGGGCATTACAAATAGCCGATTGTACTGAAATTAAATTAGAAGATAAAAACACGGTAACTATAAAGACAGAAGGTTTCGGGAACTTTATGTTATGGACAGAAGTAAAAAATATGGTCTGCATTGAACCCATTACTTTCTATCCGTATGCTGTAGCGCAAGAAAATCTATCTGAAGGTTTTTCAAAACTTGAGGCGAAAGATGCGGTGTATAAAATGTTGATTTCCGTTTCGCTTTAA
- a CDS encoding M20/M25/M40 family metallo-hydrolase — MKIKKYIFFCLMTISLNGFSQKLSKIEKKIVSSVEKNNSEAKQFLEKVVNINSGTLNLQGVKEVGLVFKDAFDAINFQTNWIEMPAELNRAGHLFAETSGKKGKKLLLIGHLDTVFEEGSPFQKFEMVNDSIAHAPGGNDMKGGNVIILYALKALQENGLLKDAQIIAAFTGDEESTGKPLTVSRKDLVAAAKKSDIALGFETSTGFNYATVARRGSSGWEVEVTGKRAHSSGIFNEDTGAGAIFEMSRILNSFYEEVKGEEYLTFNPGVLLGGTFIDYDAKTGKGDAFGKTNVVAQTALVKGGLRFMSEAQKENARNKMREIVANNLPNTSATIRFEDSYPAMGPTEGNLELLKQLNQVSLDLKQGEVIAYDPGKRGAADTSFVAAYVAALDGLGTMGTGAHTPEETVNLNTIEALTKRTAILIYRLINQ; from the coding sequence ATGAAAATAAAAAAATACATCTTCTTCTGCCTAATGACAATTTCATTAAACGGATTTTCTCAGAAATTATCTAAAATAGAAAAAAAGATTGTTTCAAGTGTTGAAAAAAATAATTCAGAAGCAAAACAGTTTCTAGAAAAAGTGGTGAATATAAACAGTGGAACCCTAAATCTTCAAGGTGTAAAAGAAGTAGGGCTTGTTTTTAAAGATGCTTTTGATGCTATAAACTTCCAGACAAATTGGATAGAAATGCCGGCAGAATTAAATAGAGCGGGACATTTATTTGCAGAAACTTCAGGTAAAAAAGGTAAAAAATTACTTTTAATAGGTCATTTAGATACTGTTTTTGAAGAGGGTAGTCCGTTTCAAAAATTTGAAATGGTTAATGATAGTATCGCCCACGCACCTGGCGGAAACGATATGAAAGGCGGAAATGTAATCATCTTATATGCATTAAAAGCTTTACAGGAAAACGGATTACTTAAAGATGCTCAAATAATTGCGGCTTTTACAGGTGATGAAGAAAGTACAGGTAAGCCATTAACTGTGAGTAGAAAAGATTTGGTAGCCGCTGCAAAAAAAAGTGATATAGCCTTGGGTTTTGAAACATCTACAGGATTTAATTATGCTACAGTTGCACGTCGTGGTTCTTCAGGTTGGGAAGTTGAGGTGACAGGCAAAAGAGCACATTCTTCCGGAATTTTTAATGAAGATACAGGTGCTGGTGCCATTTTTGAAATGTCAAGAATATTGAATAGTTTTTACGAAGAAGTAAAAGGAGAAGAGTATTTAACCTTTAATCCTGGTGTATTATTAGGAGGTACTTTTATAGACTATGATGCTAAAACCGGGAAAGGAGATGCTTTTGGGAAAACCAATGTAGTAGCACAAACAGCATTGGTAAAAGGGGGACTCCGATTTATGTCTGAGGCGCAAAAAGAAAACGCAAGAAATAAAATGCGAGAAATTGTTGCAAATAATTTACCGAATACTTCCGCTACCATACGCTTTGAAGACAGTTACCCTGCCATGGGGCCAACAGAAGGAAACTTAGAACTTCTAAAGCAATTAAATCAAGTTAGTTTAGATTTAAAACAAGGCGAGGTTATTGCGTATGATCCAGGAAAAAGAGGGGCAGCAGATACTTCATTTGTAGCAGCTTATGTAGCTGCTTTAGATGGCCTAGGAACAATGGGTACAGGAGCACATACCCCTGAAGAAACTGTAAACTTGAACACTATTGAAGCGTTAACCAAAAGAACGGCGATTTTAATTTATAGATTAATAAATCAATAA
- a CDS encoding ABC transporter permease: protein MNLEYFIAKRLSAGKGHKNSISAPIIKIAIAAITISIVMMLIAIATGGGLKKKIREKIAAFNGHIQISNYDNNRSDVSVVPISLEQNFYPEFKNVTGINHVQAVASKGGIVRTEETVEGILAKGVGKDYNWSVFKEFIVEGSVPNFLGDRTDEVLISKLLANKLKLKLGDTFMSVFLRDNDPSKMPNQQKSEIVGIYDSGFEEFDATYVFMDIRHIQRMNKWEENQVGNFEIFIDDFDAIDEKSIEISENIFALLQTRTIKDKFSFIFQWLDLFDFNTALIIGIMIIVGGINMITALLVLILERTTMIGILKALGADDWSVRKIFLYNAAYLISIGLFLGNVIGLGIIWAQDKYRMFKFPNPKEYYIEYIPVDISVTTIVMLNVGVMILCLLMLIVPSYIITKITPVKAIKFD from the coding sequence TTGAATTTAGAATATTTTATTGCAAAACGACTTTCGGCTGGTAAAGGGCATAAAAATAGTATTTCGGCTCCGATAATAAAAATAGCAATTGCTGCAATTACAATAAGTATTGTGATGATGCTAATTGCGATAGCTACAGGAGGTGGACTTAAAAAGAAAATAAGAGAGAAAATAGCAGCTTTTAATGGGCATATTCAAATCAGTAATTATGATAATAATAGGTCTGATGTCTCTGTAGTGCCCATTTCTTTGGAGCAAAATTTTTATCCAGAATTTAAAAATGTTACGGGAATCAACCATGTACAGGCTGTTGCTAGTAAGGGAGGTATTGTGCGTACAGAAGAAACGGTAGAAGGAATTTTAGCAAAAGGTGTAGGGAAAGATTATAACTGGAGTGTTTTTAAAGAATTTATAGTTGAGGGTAGCGTGCCTAATTTTTTAGGAGACCGTACCGATGAGGTTTTAATTTCTAAATTATTAGCAAATAAGCTTAAATTAAAATTAGGAGATACTTTCATGTCTGTTTTTTTGAGGGATAATGATCCTTCCAAAATGCCTAATCAGCAAAAATCTGAAATCGTAGGTATTTACGATAGTGGTTTTGAAGAATTTGATGCTACCTATGTTTTTATGGACATCCGCCATATTCAGCGTATGAATAAGTGGGAAGAGAATCAAGTGGGTAATTTTGAAATATTTATAGATGATTTTGATGCTATAGATGAAAAAAGTATAGAAATCAGTGAAAATATTTTTGCTCTGCTGCAAACGCGAACGATAAAAGATAAATTTAGTTTTATTTTTCAATGGTTGGATCTTTTTGATTTTAATACCGCATTAATAATTGGTATTATGATCATTGTTGGTGGTATTAATATGATTACTGCATTGTTGGTCTTAATTTTAGAGCGCACCACCATGATCGGAATCCTTAAAGCATTAGGGGCTGATGATTGGAGTGTTCGCAAAATATTCTTATACAATGCTGCTTATCTAATTAGTATTGGATTGTTCTTAGGAAATGTCATTGGATTAGGTATTATTTGGGCTCAAGACAAATATCGAATGTTTAAGTTTCCTAATCCTAAGGAATATTATATAGAATACATTCCTGTAGATATTAGTGTTACTACAATTGTTATGCTAAATGTAGGAGTGATGATTTTATGTTTGTTAATGCTGATTGTGCCATCTTATATCATTACAAAAATTACCCCAGTGAAAGCCATTAAGTTTGATTAA